One Aegilops tauschii subsp. strangulata cultivar AL8/78 chromosome 2, Aet v6.0, whole genome shotgun sequence genomic window, CATCGGCGACGACACGCAGAAGCCCTTCTACAAGGACCTCATCGCCGTCGGCAGCTTCTCGGCCGTCCTGTCCGGCGTCTTCGTCAGCACCAGCGCCGGGAACGCCGGCCCGCTCGAGCGCACCGTCACCAACTGCGCCCCGTGGCTGCTCACCGTCGCCGCCAGCACCATGGGCCGCCGCATGGTCTCCAGGGTGGAGCTCGGCAACGGGGTGGTGATGGAGGGCGAGAACCTGAACCCGTACGAGCTCGTCAAGGACAGGCCGCTCGTCTTCATCGCGGGCATGTTCGCCGACGGCGCGCTCAGCGCCGTCGACGTCCGCGGCAAGATCGTGGCGTGCCAGCGCAAGGAGGACCCGTTCATGCTCGCGGAGATGATCCAGAaggcgggcggcgcggggatgATCAGCTGGTCCGGCCCGAAGCGCGGCGCCGCGACCACGCCCGTGGACGACCTCACCATCGCCGCGTCGCGGGTGACGCACGCCGACGGCGAGAAGATCGTAGCGTACGTCAACTCCACGCCCAACCCCACGGCCACCCTCAGTTTCGCCGGCGCCGTGCTGAACCGAGTCGCCCTGCCGGCCATCGCCGAGTACTCCTCGAGAGGGCCCTGCAACATGTCCAGCGTCGGCGTGCTGAAGCCGGACATCACCGGGCCCGGCACGGCCATCGCAGCCTCCATCCCCGGGGGCGCCAACGACACCGCGCCCACCAAGACCTTCGGCCTGCACAGCGGCACGTCCATGTCCACGCCGCACCTGTCCGGGATCGTGGCCATGATCAAGAAAGCGCGCCCGCAGTGGTCACCGGCGGCGATCAAGTCGGCGCTGATGACAACCGCCGACGTGACGCACCCGGACGGCACGCCGATCGTCGACGAGACCAGCGGAAAACCAAACTGCTTCGCCATGGGCGCCGGGTTCGTGAACCCGACGCGGGCACTGGACCCGGGCCTCGTCTACGACCTGGCGCCGGCGGACTACATCCCCTACGTGTGCGGCCTCGGGTACAACGAGAGCGTGATGAGCGAGATCATGGCGCAGCCGCTGCAGAACGTGAGCTGCGCCAAGGCGGGGAAGATCCAGGGCAAGGACCTCAACTACCCGTCGATCATGGTGACGCTCACGCCGGGCGCGCCGGAGGTCGACGTCAAGCGCGCGGTGACCAACATCGGGGAGCCCGTGTCGGTGTACACCCTGGAGGTCGTCCCGCCGGAGGGCGTCACCGTCGAGGTGGTGCCCAACGTGCTGACCTTCGGCTTAGTAAACCAGAGGATGGAGTTCACGGTGAAGCTCAAGCGAGGCCCCAAtgccgccgccgctggcaccGCCGAGGGCAGCCTCCGGTGGGTCTCCGGCAAGCGGTCCGTGCGCAGCCCGATCGCCGTGCTCTTCGAACCACTGCCTAATAATAACTAACGAGCTAACTAGGATCGTCTTCGCCGAGCTCTCTCCTGATTTATGTATATATGCATGGAGAAGCAGCTCTGTCAGATAGGGCTTAACGATGCCATGAAAGATGACTGAAGATTGAACAGCTCAAGCCAAAATGAAAGACAATCAAGAATTTTACAGGAAACAGTTTGATGCCGCCCCCAGAATCGGCGAAAAGAAATTCGGCGTTCCAGACGGGGGCCCCGGTGCATAGATCAACACTCTGTTTTTACAGGATCAGACATGAAGCATAATTGAGGAGAATTTCATGAAGATCTTGTAGTACTCTTTTCTGTTCCAGTAAAATGCAACAGGGCACCAAACTAGTGCCATTCTGTACAACATGTACACAATATAATCACCCCTGTACCAAATGTATATACAATATAATGGCACTTGTACTGCCATTTTACTGTCACTTCTTTAGGATTACAAACTGCTCAACTTATCAATGTACCAGGTACATTGATACAGTCTATAGTATACTATGAGGGCACAAACTCTCCTTCACACTTGACAGCCGGAAATCAGAGATGGCAGTTTTCGCATCTAACCCGATGAAGTAGTAATGTTTACGAGGGTCTCCCTGTACAACGACGGGTTCTCATCAGACAGCAGCTCCTTGATCGCATGGCCGGTCCTGAGATATCGGGGGCCTGGGGCGAAACTAGAACCCGGGGCCCCTTAATACAACATCGAAATAATAATAAGCATGCCTAAATTCCATTTAACAGCTATGTATAGGATCATTAATTTGTCGAGAAACTTAAATTACTTACTCCAAGAAATAAGTTGCAAAGATGTTTCATATTAGACGAAAGGTAAAATTTGATTTTCACACACCTCTTGGAAATCAGACACAAGTAAAACTCCATATATTAGGTGGGCAAGAAGTTGTCTATCCACCAATAACCTATCCTCCTATAACCATCCACGAACAAACAAAAAAATTGAGGGCATGAGAAAATTCCATCGCATAAAATGTACAATCGGCCAGATGACAATTACGATCAGcctatgcaaaaaaaaaaaaaaatacCTACGATGCCGCGCCTCTGTTTCGCTATCACCACGATGTGCGCCTAGGCGGGAAGCCTCGTTGGTCGTGTGTGCAGTTCCTAGATCAccgccgtttattttactttgttaGAGCTTCTCCAACAGTCGCCAAACGCGCCGCGCGCTAAAAACTACTTTGCCGCGCGCCCATCGTCTGATTTGACGCGGCGGGCAGCGCTGGCTCCAGCAGCCGCACTAAAATGCAGCGGCGCGCAGCTTCAGCAGTGCGCAAAAATGCAGCACGCGCGACTCTAGCACAAACAACATATGCATTccaaaacagaagcaaaaagatcaaacacaaacaaaaataaatcaaaataaatagtTCAATTTATTACTCAAACAAACAGTTTATCGTTCAATACAACAAATAGTGCAATAAACAAAATAAATAGTTCAACTATACAATATCGAACGCACAAATCATGATGCTCTTTGTTGTCCATTCAATGCCCACCACTCAATGAGATCTTTCTGAAGATCATTATGCGCTGCGGGACGTCGAATGGCATGATAGGAAGCAACAAAACGGGCCGgatggcgcgggcggcggcgacgccgcggctggaggggggggggggggtgagttGCGAGCGAGCGAGCGGGAGCGGGCGTAGCAATTAAGCGGCGCGCGATGGAGTTTCAGCCCGCGCGCTGAACTAGATATGCCGCGCACGCGGTTTTTGCACGCCCGCTGGAGCCACTATACCGGTTGCACGCACGCTAAAATGAACAATTTTGCGGCGCGGTGCTAGTTTgacgcggctgttggagatgctatTAGGGTTTGGCTCGGTGTGCTGCTGCTTTTCGGCCGCCGCAAGGAAACGAGGAAGGTATAAATCAATTAATCGATCGCTTCAATCTTCCAAAACAGGATCGCTATTTTCTGCTAAAAAAGGCCCTGAGACAACCAGCCCACCACCACGTATCTCACGTTATAGTAATACTAATAAAGAAATAAAGGCCCAAAGCCCATTGCGCTAGAGCATGAACATAACGTATCGTCTTTCTTCTTCGTTGAGACACAGAACAGCAGTTGGAGCGCCTCCAATGGCTGAATTCAGGGTACCAATGCTCACACATATACCTGGAGAGGGGggcccttggcttgggggggccAGGGCGGCCGCCCCCCTGCCCCCCCTCAGGGCCGGCCCTGCTTAATCGGACCGTACATTCTCATAGAGGCAGGGTGGAAATGCATGCTGGATAAGCACGCGATTGAGACCCTCGGCGCGGCGTTCTTCGCCACCACCCTATGCTCCACGCTTCTGAACCTGTCGTTGGAGATCAGCTGCACATATTTTTAACAAAACAGACAAATAGTTCAGAATGATCAAGCATGACACCTATGTGTTGAACAGATAATTCAAGACCGGTGAACCACAATGTAGACACCTATAAGAGATCACCAATGTCACGATGAATGCTCCAGGTGTCGGCGTGACGTCTACCCACCAGTCTTCGTTGAGGATCTGTAAGCCTCCGATTTCGTCTTGGAGAAGTATGGTGAGGAAGCCAGAGTCTGAATGCCGGCTTGTCCCAGAGGCGAGTTCAGGCTTGGGGCACGGAGGGTAATAGTGGCAGAGTATGATCTGTCCTTGGTTGCACTCTGTATCAGTCAAGTAGCTCGGTTTGAGCCCAAGAGCTTCCGAGAGCAGCTCGAATAAAGTGCTCCCCAAATTCTTCACTTGTTCGGCGTACTCAAACAGAGCATCGCTGTGAATCAACATGTTAGAGCTGATTGTTTTTTAGAACAGCTGATTTAAGTAACCTTTCCTGAATGTTCACAACAAAAGGAAGGACCTAAAGAAAGTAATTTGACTACAGAATTTAGCACTTGTCCTTTTGTCAATAACCAATGAAGAACTCACACTAACAATACATCCTCCATATAGGTATAAATTATACCATTAGTACTAACTATAAATTGCACCTTCCATAGAAGTGCAGAGAAAGAGAGCAATTGACATCTATTGTGGGAAGAGAAAAAAATGGCACATAGTCTCATCAGGAAAACAGAGGATAAATAATCAATAGTAAATCAGTAAATCTCATCAACTTACTAAGGTTCAACAAGAAATTTCATTTCAACTAGAAATAGCACGGCCCTGTTCTTGCTAGATACAGGACAGCTACACTTTTATTCAACTAGGTAGGTAGGTAGCAAAGAAGAAACTATATGGCACGAATTCATCATCCATGGCCACGAGAACTAGTGAGTGGGAATGGTGAGGCCAGCATGCAGATAATGAACATGATCTTCAAATGCCTTACTAGCAGATAACTCGTCACTAGCACGTCGTGTTGTGGGTCTCCGTGATGGACTTGGCTCCAGGCACTGAACTGCAACACTGAGCATGTGGTATATTTCTCCCGCGGTTTCAGCATCTGGGAGCTCGAGCCTTGAGTCCAGCAGATGTTGCAGGCTCAGAGTATTATTCTTGTTGGCCTCAGAGAGGGATGAGAGCAATTCGCCTGGATGAGATCCCATAAAGAGCTCCATGACAAGCACCCCAAAGCTGTATACGTCACATTTCTCTGTCACATTTTCTGTATATGCAAGCTCTGCAATCATTGAATATTAATTAGTACTCCCTGCGTCCCATAATGTGCATTTTTTTGTTACccgcaaaaagaaaagaaaaaaatggtTTGATTTTTGTTTACCTGGGGCAAGATAACCCTTTGTCCCTGCAAGCCTTGTGATATTATTGCCATCAATATTTAGAATTTTAGCCGTACCGAAATCAGAGATGCAAGCTCTAAATTCCTGATCAAGCAAAATGTTTTTACTTGTTATATCTCTGTGGACTATTGGTGACCAACAATCATGATGCATGTAGGCCAAAGCGTGAACCACATCTAGCACAATATGTATCCGCCTTCTCCAGTCCAATTCAACTGCCCTTCCATTGATCCCCAGTGCTTCTGCCAAGTCCCCTCTCTCCATATATTCATATATAAGGAACTTTCCTTGGCTACAGGAACAATACCCAAATAGCTTTACGATGTTCCGATGCCGAATCTGCACCAATGCCTCAATTTCGCGATGGAAGAGTGACCCCTTCGCGCAACTCTCATCTTCAATAACGCACATCTTCTTCACCGCAAATATTTCTGATGTTGGAAGCCTAGCCTTGTAGACAGATCCATATCCCCCAGTTCCTATGCAATGAATCTCACTAAAATCATTGGTTGCTTCAACAATTTGTTTGAACACGTTTGCCCCATCAAAACTCCAAATAGAGAACACATTTTTTTGTGTTACTTTGTCCGTGTCAATTGCCTTGGATTTGTTCCTTTCATGTTGAAACATCAATACAAATACAACAAGAACAAGAGACATCAGCACAGGGACCACTGCTAGTACAAGTGTTTTGTATCCTTTTCTTTTCCCTTGGttcacagttgtactactacaaTGGGGGAGTCCGGTCACTACACCACATAGCATCTTATTATGCATGAACCACTTCAACGGGGCTCCTTGAAAAAGCTTACTCTCTGGGACTACTCCTTCCAATTCATTGTAAGATACATCAATGGATATCAAGCTTTCCATATTCTTAAATGATTGAGGGATGGATCCATTAAGTTCATTGTGTGAAAGATTCAAAGTATCTAGCATGATCAGGCCACTAAGTTGGCTTGGTATTGCCCCAGTAAATGAATTATCACTCAAATCCAACATGTATTGTAAGTTGTGCAACACCCCTAATGCGGTAGGGATGTTTCCTGTAAAGTTATTTCCGCTCAGGTTCAATGATCGAAGCTCTAAACAATTCCCAATTGACCCATGTACCAAACCACTTAGGTTATTTGATGACAAATCAAATAACTGTAGACTAGATAGTGCTCCGATTTCTTGTGGTATGCTTCCATGGAGCAAATTGTCTGCGAGGTTCAACTGGAACAAGTTTTTTAGATTGCTCAGTTCAATTGGAATATATCCTTCAAGCTTGTTTGATGAGAGATCAAGTATCCCTAGCTGAGTTAGCCGCCCCATATTTATGGGTATTTCCCCCGTCAGGTTGTTGTTTGAGAGGCGTAGCATGGTAATATTTTGACTTTCCCCCCAAAGAGAAGATTATTTTCCAAAGAGTTTATTCGAGCTCATATCCATATAGTTAAGACTTGGATGACCTCCCAACTCAGAAATATCTCCTTCTATTTGATTCCTTTCAAGACGAACTCTAAATAGGCTTCTACAGTGTAGCAAACTTGATGGCACTGGTCCATCCAGACTGTTATTAGATGCAGTTAAATGCCTGAGCTTGCCTCCAGAGCACAACCCAGGTGGTAGGGGACCAGAGAGATTATTATTGTCGAGTTCCAGAACTTCAAGATCCCATAAGGTGCCAATTTCTAGAGGAACATGTCCAGAGAACTGATTATCATCGAGGTGTAAGGTAGTGAGCTTTGTCAAATTTCCAAAGATATTGGGGATATAACCCGTGAGTTGGTTATCACGAAGGACCAGGATAGTTAGGTTACTGAAACTGCCAAAGTTATTGGGAATAGTACACATTAGTTTGTTTACACTAAGATCCAACCCTTCAAGATTCACTAGGTAACCTAGTTCACGAGGAATACACCCGGAAAGTGTATTGCCCCATAGATACAATTCAGTGAGGTTAACCAAACTCCCGAAGGTATTAGGTATGGAGCCGTTGAAATTGTTGGAGCTAAGAGCCAACTTTTTAAGATTCACCATGTAACCTAGTTCTCGAGGTATACACCCAGAAAGTTGGTTACCCGATAGGTACAAGCTAGTGAGGTTTGTTAAATTTAAGAAGGTACTAGGGATGGAATCAACAAGTTTGTTGTTTTCAAGGTACAACTCTTTTAGATTCAACAAGTAACCTAGCTCTGGAGGAATGCATCCGGAAAGTTGGTTATCCGCTAGGGACAAGAGTGTGAGGTTGATCATGCCTCCCAAGGTACCAGGGATGAAACCCATCAATTTGTTGCGGGAGAGAACCAACTCCTTTAGATTCACAAGGTACCCTAGCTCTCGAGGAGGATATCCAGATAATTGGTTACCATAAAGGTACAAGACAGTGAGTTTAGTGAGATTCCCTAAATTACTTGGAATGGGGCCTGTGAGGTTGTTGTTGGCAATATGTACCCTGAGCAGCTTCTTTAGGTAGCCTAGTTCAGTCGGGATGGGACCAGACAAGTGATTGGCAGACAAGTCCAGCTTCACAAGTCCCGCTAGTTGTCCTATTTGGCTTGGTATTTCACCGGAGAGTTCATTCTCCTGGAGCATTAAGCAGCGTAGGTTTCTCAAGGATGCAAGAGCAGGTGGTAAAGGGCCCCTTATCTGATTGTGTTGAAGAAGCAGGAACCGGAGCTCTCTGAGTGACCCgatgctcgacgggatcctcccGGTGAGCCTGTTGCGCGAGAGCTGGATGCTCGTCAAGGTCGCCAACGCCGTGAAGTTGAGGGCGTCGAACTCCCCCTGCAGCCGCAGCCCCGGCAGAGAGATCTTGGTGACCACCTCTTGGTGCATTGCTCCATCCTTGCCGCATGTGATGCCATGCCAGCTGCATGGCCATGTATTGTGGTGCCCCCTTCCCCAGGATCCCAGCTGGGCTGGGTGGCCTTCTAGCGTGGCTTTCCAGGCAAGGAGCGCTCCTGCTTGTTCTTGCAGGGATGGCACTGCCTTGGCCGGGGCAAACGTGGCTAGCAGGAGACTGCAGAGTGAGATGAAGGGTAGGCAATGGGAAGTCTTCATGACTATTCCTTAGCTGTGGTGGGATCTTGGCCCTGTGTGTTCACCTATATATATGTTAAGTTGGTAACTCCCAGCCCAGGTGGGTAGACCGTTCATTTGCCTCCGCGTACGACTGGAAAGGGCCCTAATTTTAGTGAAAAATATGTAATAATATCGCCTCGTTCTAGCCTGGAAACCGTGTCCACGTAAATTCTGGTTCTAGATGTTCTTTGTAAATAATTTATGTCGCCTCGTGTTAGCATGGAACCGAGGCAAAGGTCTGCAAAGTAAAGCAGAGCAGTGAGCTTTGGGGAGTTTATATATAAATACAAAGAAAA contains:
- the LOC109752439 gene encoding subtilisin-like protease 4; protein product: MCAPSPPLLLAGALLLLASAATVNGGDGQQLAPNAAAGAGQGREKPGAAGAGQGGEDFQEVGLKTYLIIVCRANGPKGGEELREWHASLLASLLNTTTDMVLREALSHVGPRLVFSFQHVVSGFAARLTDREVAELSKLPWCVEALPDATLRLTTTYTPELLGVSTPATGAWSVAGSMGEGVIVGILDNGIDPRHVSFLDDGMQPPPAKWRGGCHFAGEAPCNKKLIGGRSRAPQEHGTHTSGTAVGAFVRDVQLLGAPAGAASGMAPRAHLAFYEVCLADTCSATEVLSVTEKGAFQDGVDVISMSIGDDTQKPFYKDLIAVGSFSAVLSGVFVSTSAGNAGPLERTVTNCAPWLLTVAASTMGRRMVSRVELGNGVVMEGENLNPYELVKDRPLVFIAGMFADGALSAVDVRGKIVACQRKEDPFMLAEMIQKAGGAGMISWSGPKRGAATTPVDDLTIAASRVTHADGEKIVAYVNSTPNPTATLSFAGAVLNRVALPAIAEYSSRGPCNMSSVGVLKPDITGPGTAIAASIPGGANDTAPTKTFGLHSGTSMSTPHLSGIVAMIKKARPQWSPAAIKSALMTTADVTHPDGTPIVDETSGKPNCFAMGAGFVNPTRALDPGLVYDLAPADYIPYVCGLGYNESVMSEIMAQPLQNVSCAKAGKIQGKDLNYPSIMVTLTPGAPEVDVKRAVTNIGEPVSVYTLEVVPPEGVTVEVVPNVLTFGLVNQRMEFTVKLKRGPNAAAAGTAEGSLRWVSGKRSVRSPIAVLFEPLPNNN